One Granulicella sp. 5B5 DNA window includes the following coding sequences:
- a CDS encoding glycoside hydrolase family 35 protein — protein sequence MTVAALAGVLALGVVAQTPLQVKGDRFELRGKPFQILSGEVEYARIPRADWADRLRKVHAMGLNTITVYVFWNLHEPKPGVFDFSGQNDVAAFLRAAQAEGLYVVLRPGPYVCAEWDLGGYPAWLLKDHTMVLRSMQPQYLAAVRTWMMRLGKELSPLQASRGGPIIAVQVENEYGSFQVPDDGGAYMRTMEQMVRDAGFGESLLYTADGPEELPKGSLPDLPAGIDFGTGDAAQGIAVFKKYRPNAPVYVAEYWDGWFDHWGSKHEVTDAAKQEAELRDVIAKGYSISLYMIHGGTSFGWMNGANWDRNKYEPDVSSYDYDAPIDEAGRLRPKYYAMRKIIAEATHVTPPAVPELVPMMTLPEMRLTETRPLWEKLPKAIEAEAPLAMEDVDQAYGYMLYRTRLKSDVRGAVLHISELHSYARVYLDGELAGVIDRRLGETDLPLTAHAGQRLDLLVENTGRINFSVKLRGERAGILGDVVLGGVTLHGWQMVPLPLEEPPVDGYSAKTCSGPCFYRGTFTVSSPGDTFLNTERLGKGVVWVNGHLLGRFWNVGPMGSLYVPGVWLHAGSNAVTVFDLNGGAAEIRGDDHPTYLQPVAESTAADR from the coding sequence TTGACAGTAGCTGCATTGGCAGGCGTGCTGGCGCTGGGGGTGGTGGCGCAGACGCCGCTGCAGGTGAAGGGTGACCGGTTCGAGCTGCGGGGGAAGCCGTTTCAGATTCTCTCCGGTGAGGTGGAGTATGCGCGGATTCCGCGTGCGGACTGGGCGGACCGGCTGCGCAAGGTGCATGCCATGGGGCTCAACACCATCACGGTGTATGTGTTCTGGAACCTGCATGAGCCAAAGCCGGGCGTGTTTGACTTCAGTGGGCAGAACGATGTGGCGGCGTTCCTCCGTGCCGCGCAGGCTGAGGGGTTGTATGTAGTGCTGCGGCCCGGGCCGTATGTGTGTGCGGAGTGGGACCTGGGTGGGTATCCGGCGTGGCTGCTGAAGGACCATACGATGGTGCTGCGGAGTATGCAGCCGCAGTATCTGGCGGCAGTGCGGACGTGGATGATGCGGCTGGGTAAGGAGCTGTCGCCGCTGCAGGCAAGCCGCGGCGGCCCGATCATCGCGGTGCAGGTGGAGAACGAGTATGGCTCGTTCCAGGTGCCGGATGATGGCGGTGCGTATATGCGGACGATGGAGCAGATGGTGCGCGATGCGGGGTTTGGCGAGTCGCTGCTGTATACGGCCGATGGGCCAGAGGAACTGCCGAAGGGGTCGCTGCCGGACTTGCCGGCGGGGATCGACTTTGGGACGGGCGATGCGGCGCAGGGGATCGCGGTGTTCAAGAAGTATCGGCCAAACGCGCCGGTGTATGTGGCTGAGTACTGGGACGGGTGGTTCGATCACTGGGGATCGAAGCATGAGGTGACGGATGCGGCCAAGCAGGAGGCGGAGCTTCGGGACGTGATTGCGAAAGGCTACTCGATCAGCTTGTACATGATCCATGGTGGGACGAGCTTTGGCTGGATGAATGGGGCGAACTGGGACAGGAACAAGTATGAGCCGGATGTGTCGAGCTATGACTATGACGCGCCGATCGACGAGGCTGGGCGGCTGAGGCCGAAGTACTATGCGATGCGGAAGATCATCGCAGAGGCAACGCATGTGACGCCGCCAGCGGTGCCGGAGTTGGTCCCGATGATGACGCTGCCGGAGATGCGGCTGACCGAGACGCGTCCGTTGTGGGAGAAGCTGCCGAAGGCGATCGAAGCAGAAGCGCCGCTGGCGATGGAGGATGTGGACCAGGCTTATGGCTACATGCTGTATCGCACGCGATTGAAGAGCGATGTGCGAGGAGCAGTGCTGCATATCAGCGAGTTGCACAGCTATGCGCGAGTGTATCTGGATGGAGAGCTGGCGGGTGTGATCGACCGTCGGCTTGGGGAGACTGACCTGCCGCTGACAGCGCATGCAGGGCAACGGCTCGATCTGTTGGTGGAGAATACGGGGCGGATTAACTTTTCGGTGAAACTGCGTGGTGAGCGGGCTGGGATTCTGGGCGATGTGGTGCTGGGGGGTGTGACACTGCATGGGTGGCAGATGGTACCGCTGCCGCTGGAGGAGCCACCGGTGGATGGCTACTCTGCGAAGACCTGCAGTGGGCCTTGCTTTTACCGTGGCACATTTACTGTCAGCTCGCCGGGGGATACGTTCCTGAATACGGAGCGGCTGGGTAAAGGAGTTGTGTGGGTGAATGGGCATCTGCTGGGGCGGTTCTGGAATGTGGGGCCGATGGGTAGCTTGTATGTTCCGGGAGTCTGGTTGCATGCCGGGAGCAATGCTGTGACGGTGTTCGATCTGAATGGCGGCGCGGCGGAGATCCGGGGTGACGACCATCCGACGTATCTGCAGCCGGTGGCGGAATCGACGGCTGCCGACCGCTGA
- a CDS encoding TonB-dependent receptor, with amino-acid sequence MTGTVTDPSGAAIPGAKVAVTNVDTGVTVTDSANSAGIYNVRFLQIGRYKIVTTAPGFSKQNYGPFSLEIDQVAKVDVKLAVGANTTTVDVSESAQPILNTENATLGETFTENTINSVPLNGRDFSQLTVFTPGAVSTDYGAFGGQQSKERDTGGSTVANVNGNRGQSNNYILDGQEINENLNNTIGYTPSPDSLDQIRVISSNANAEFGNVNGGEVLMVTKSGTNKFHGSVFGFLENDNLDANSWTNKYNAPNIIARNPYTQTIFGGTFGGPIFKDKLFFFMDYEGYREHTGGTTQFSVAPAAFRGLTATANCPTGDADLSSLIAAQSLQLYNTQTAGGPTPYANNCVPITNPVAKYLFAHPNIYPLPNTPTTDPTGVQNNLTGPTGSYQKNDQADIKIDWHFWDKNVISARYSQGYAQDGTTKEPIPVQFPSASSYPDHLFTVDWTYAVNPAIVNQARASYARIRYNSGVTTDPSGVFGLNGNSIVGIPSQAQETAGFSQQTFSNASPSTTTAGALAVVSNVGANPTPEIFIDNVFQYSDNLTWQKGKHLLKFGAELTRYQQNSFYPGNDGELGSFTYTGQFTTPVGASTTYGFADFLLGDSGDASVGQVVGRTGQRQYRNAYFAQDDWKVTPTLTLNLGLRYEYDQPIYEVNNKMANINLTTGAVEYAGSVPSANTFANATVCPTRACYSSNYNNFMPRIGFSYQPRAKMVLRGGYGITTYLEGTGANLRLTQNPPFHNDFEAKATYPSGSGATYSGGAPVLTTDGFPTTTPPVTTFYAWKNNLQSAVIQEFSLTTEYQVTNTSSLQVGYVGEIGHHLVDPAYGDQAPSATAPQPYQNIVGLNGTVKITASDANLNYNALQAIFRQHLKGGLEFTANYTYAKALTDDIGYYGAADIQQQYYQQDYYNIGGDYGPAGDDVRHAFSATGTYTLPYGHGQRWGGDSNLIMQELLGGWKLSGSGVAYTGFPVTVTSNAVYSNTVNAYPGAARPQELLPVTIQNRSVAHWFGTAPAMIHACNSDQATATYSTGNGGTATVNCVFAEQPTNAFGNVSTGSLRAPGFLNIDAALQKSFKTYEDQHLDFRADFFNVGNIASYANPDNGIQDTNFGQITSTRSTERHIQLELKYAF; translated from the coding sequence GTGACCGGAACGGTAACAGACCCTAGCGGCGCTGCCATTCCTGGCGCCAAGGTTGCGGTTACCAATGTGGACACCGGAGTAACAGTCACGGACTCCGCCAACAGCGCCGGTATCTATAACGTGCGCTTCCTGCAGATCGGCCGATACAAGATTGTGACGACGGCGCCAGGTTTCAGCAAGCAGAACTATGGGCCGTTCTCTCTGGAGATCGACCAGGTAGCCAAGGTGGATGTGAAGCTGGCGGTCGGTGCGAATACGACGACCGTGGATGTGTCCGAGAGCGCGCAGCCGATTCTGAATACAGAGAATGCGACTCTGGGCGAGACGTTCACCGAGAACACGATCAACAGCGTTCCCCTGAATGGACGTGACTTTTCGCAGCTGACGGTCTTTACGCCCGGTGCGGTCTCGACTGACTATGGTGCGTTCGGCGGACAGCAATCCAAGGAGCGTGATACAGGTGGCAGCACGGTCGCCAATGTTAACGGCAACCGTGGTCAATCGAACAACTACATTCTCGATGGTCAGGAGATCAATGAGAACCTGAACAACACCATCGGCTATACCCCCAGCCCTGATTCGCTGGACCAGATCCGCGTGATCAGCTCGAATGCGAACGCCGAGTTCGGAAACGTGAACGGCGGCGAAGTGCTGATGGTGACCAAGAGCGGTACGAACAAGTTTCATGGCAGTGTGTTCGGCTTCCTGGAGAACGACAACCTGGATGCGAATAGCTGGACGAACAAGTACAACGCGCCGAACATCATTGCCCGCAACCCATACACGCAGACCATCTTCGGAGGTACGTTCGGTGGTCCGATCTTCAAGGACAAGCTGTTCTTCTTTATGGACTATGAGGGCTACCGCGAGCATACGGGTGGCACCACGCAGTTCAGCGTCGCGCCGGCAGCCTTCCGCGGCCTAACCGCGACGGCCAACTGTCCGACTGGCGATGCCGACCTTTCGTCGCTGATCGCCGCGCAGAGCTTGCAGCTTTATAACACGCAGACCGCCGGCGGCCCTACGCCTTACGCGAACAACTGTGTGCCGATTACGAATCCGGTTGCGAAGTATTTGTTCGCGCATCCGAACATCTATCCGCTGCCCAACACGCCGACGACCGACCCGACTGGTGTGCAGAACAACCTGACCGGCCCGACGGGCAGCTACCAGAAGAACGATCAGGCCGATATCAAGATCGACTGGCACTTCTGGGACAAGAATGTGATCTCTGCACGCTACTCGCAGGGTTACGCGCAGGACGGTACGACGAAGGAACCGATCCCGGTGCAGTTCCCGTCGGCGTCGAGCTATCCCGATCACCTGTTTACGGTGGACTGGACGTATGCTGTCAACCCCGCGATCGTGAACCAGGCGCGTGCATCATATGCGCGCATCCGTTACAACAGCGGCGTGACGACGGACCCCAGCGGCGTGTTCGGGCTGAACGGCAACTCGATTGTCGGCATCCCAAGCCAGGCGCAAGAGACGGCCGGCTTCAGTCAGCAGACGTTCTCGAATGCCAGCCCCTCGACGACTACGGCTGGTGCGCTTGCTGTTGTGAGCAACGTGGGTGCGAACCCGACGCCTGAGATCTTCATCGACAACGTGTTCCAGTACAGCGATAATCTGACGTGGCAGAAGGGCAAGCACCTGCTGAAGTTCGGCGCCGAGTTGACGCGGTACCAGCAGAACAGCTTCTACCCCGGCAACGATGGTGAGCTTGGCTCGTTCACCTACACCGGCCAGTTCACGACGCCTGTAGGCGCAAGCACGACGTATGGCTTTGCGGACTTCCTGCTGGGTGACTCCGGCGACGCTTCGGTGGGCCAGGTTGTGGGCCGCACCGGCCAGCGCCAGTACCGCAATGCCTACTTCGCTCAAGACGACTGGAAGGTAACGCCTACGTTGACCCTGAACCTGGGCCTGCGGTATGAGTATGACCAGCCGATCTACGAAGTGAACAACAAGATGGCCAACATCAACCTGACAACCGGTGCGGTGGAGTACGCGGGCAGCGTGCCTTCCGCTAACACGTTCGCCAATGCGACGGTTTGCCCAACGCGTGCGTGCTACAGCTCCAACTACAACAACTTCATGCCGCGCATTGGTTTCTCGTACCAGCCGCGGGCGAAGATGGTGCTCCGTGGCGGCTATGGCATCACCACCTACCTGGAAGGCACTGGCGCAAACCTTCGCCTGACACAGAACCCGCCGTTCCATAACGACTTTGAAGCGAAGGCGACCTACCCGAGCGGTTCCGGCGCGACGTACTCGGGCGGTGCGCCGGTTCTTACGACCGACGGCTTTCCAACTACGACGCCGCCGGTGACGACGTTCTACGCATGGAAGAACAACCTGCAGTCCGCTGTGATCCAGGAGTTCTCGTTGACGACCGAATACCAGGTGACGAACACCTCGTCGCTGCAGGTCGGATACGTCGGTGAGATTGGGCATCACCTCGTCGATCCGGCTTATGGCGATCAGGCACCAAGTGCGACTGCCCCCCAGCCGTATCAGAACATCGTTGGCCTGAATGGCACGGTGAAGATTACGGCTTCAGATGCGAACCTGAACTACAACGCATTGCAGGCAATCTTCCGCCAGCATCTGAAGGGCGGACTGGAGTTCACGGCGAACTACACTTATGCCAAGGCGCTGACCGACGATATCGGCTACTACGGCGCCGCGGACATTCAACAGCAGTACTACCAGCAGGACTACTACAACATCGGTGGCGATTACGGTCCGGCGGGCGACGACGTGCGACATGCGTTCAGCGCGACGGGCACCTATACGCTGCCGTATGGTCATGGCCAGAGGTGGGGTGGGGATTCCAACCTCATCATGCAGGAGTTGCTGGGCGGCTGGAAGCTGAGCGGTTCGGGCGTTGCCTACACAGGTTTCCCGGTGACGGTGACTTCGAACGCGGTGTACTCGAATACGGTGAATGCGTATCCGGGCGCGGCGCGGCCGCAGGAGCTGTTGCCGGTGACGATCCAGAACCGTTCGGTGGCTCACTGGTTCGGCACGGCGCCAGCGATGATCCACGCTTGCAACTCCGACCAGGCGACGGCGACGTACTCGACCGGCAACGGTGGAACGGCGACCGTGAACTGCGTGTTCGCGGAGCAGCCGACGAACGCGTTCGGCAATGTCAGCACTGGCTCACTGCGTGCGCCGGGCTTCCTGAACATCGACGCCGCGTTGCAGAAGAGCTTCAAGACGTATGAAGACCAGCACCTGGACTTCCGCGCCGATTTCTTCAACGTGGGCAATATTGCAAGCTACGCGAACCCGGACAACGGCATCCAGGATACGAACTTCGGTCAGATCACGAGCACGCGATCGACGGAGCGTCATATCCAGCTGGAGCTGAAATACGCGTTCTAA
- a CDS encoding glycosyl hydrolase family 18 protein, with the protein MKRVVWAMVLGAVLSGTCAQAQKVEFWMGNGKASVDSFMAHKDKIDVISPTWYQIDENGLVTGEPQPVVLKAAHDAHMTIIPLFALFNWKKLHQLAGDTKAQDALIAGLIRECKNNGYDGVNLDIEDVMWTDRDGLSALVKRVADALHAEHLQVQIDVCPNAPGYAGEMAFSKWIFEEWRLGYDLKALGEVVDTLCLMTYDQNTRWTTPGPVGGWIWTKQNLDYALKVVPKNKLSLGIAVYGYHWYTGDPGLDKDEKKPNPTAEYISYANTIQYRDTYGGKTQWDEDDHTPWFYIYRDQMREWFFYTDKRAFMDRYGMAKDAGVYGVCSWVLGEEDPAIWAAIPDKR; encoded by the coding sequence ATGAAGCGAGTAGTTTGGGCGATGGTGCTGGGCGCGGTGTTGAGCGGAACGTGTGCGCAGGCGCAGAAGGTGGAGTTCTGGATGGGGAATGGGAAGGCTTCGGTCGACTCGTTCATGGCGCACAAGGACAAGATCGATGTGATCTCGCCGACGTGGTACCAGATTGATGAGAACGGGCTGGTGACGGGCGAGCCGCAGCCGGTGGTGCTGAAGGCCGCACACGATGCGCATATGACGATCATTCCGCTGTTCGCGCTGTTCAACTGGAAGAAGCTGCATCAGCTGGCAGGCGATACGAAGGCGCAGGATGCGCTGATCGCGGGGCTGATCAGGGAGTGCAAGAATAACGGCTATGATGGCGTGAACCTGGACATCGAAGATGTGATGTGGACGGACCGCGATGGGCTGTCGGCGCTGGTGAAGCGCGTGGCCGATGCGCTGCATGCCGAGCACCTGCAGGTGCAGATCGATGTGTGCCCGAATGCTCCAGGGTATGCGGGCGAGATGGCATTCAGCAAGTGGATCTTTGAGGAGTGGCGGCTGGGATACGACCTGAAGGCGCTGGGTGAGGTTGTCGATACGCTGTGTTTGATGACGTATGACCAGAACACGCGGTGGACGACTCCGGGGCCGGTGGGTGGCTGGATATGGACGAAGCAGAACCTGGACTATGCGCTGAAGGTGGTGCCGAAGAACAAGCTGTCGCTGGGCATCGCTGTGTATGGCTACCACTGGTATACGGGCGATCCGGGGCTGGACAAGGACGAGAAGAAGCCAAACCCGACGGCGGAGTACATCTCATACGCGAACACGATCCAGTATCGCGATACCTATGGCGGCAAGACGCAGTGGGATGAGGATGACCATACGCCGTGGTTCTACATCTACCGCGACCAGATGCGCGAGTGGTTCTTCTATACGGACAAGCGCGCGTTCATGGACCGCTATGGCATGGCGAAAGATGCTGGGGTCTATGGCGTGTGCTCGTGGGTGCTGGGTGAGGAAGATCCGGCGATCTGGGCGGCGATTCCTGACAAACGATAG
- a CDS encoding LysR family transcriptional regulator, whose product MDFRIRQLQCFLTLADLLNYNKTARVLYMSQPTISFQIKSLEEAFGAKLFVRDRQQVRLTEAGRAFRDYAQTIMDTVDSAHEALSNINTRLQLRVACGPVGQFVLLPSILRMLTEMYPDFELEVIELTTEQMIARLPEGKVDALLMVGSLPVPGLHFDPLYEDSLMAMVSCRSPLAQMDAISVECLRTTPIIASRMKDCRFHQPFVRALLAPFGITPRIVESPQSCTVQFAYAAAGEGLAIATRAMEACVFPNIVARPFQEELPTFQLGLASMLSNDSAAMAIFRNVALKCATTALKAKPRTAARPVTPRPKLVQPAVTYFSGQTQAS is encoded by the coding sequence TTGGACTTTCGCATTCGGCAGTTGCAATGCTTCCTCACGCTCGCTGACCTGCTGAACTACAACAAGACCGCGCGCGTGCTCTACATGAGCCAGCCCACCATCAGCTTCCAGATCAAGTCCCTTGAGGAAGCCTTCGGCGCAAAACTCTTCGTCCGCGACCGCCAGCAGGTGCGCCTCACTGAAGCTGGCCGCGCCTTCCGCGACTACGCGCAGACCATCATGGACACCGTCGACAGCGCGCACGAAGCTCTCAGCAACATCAACACGCGCCTGCAGCTCCGCGTCGCCTGCGGGCCCGTCGGCCAGTTCGTTCTGCTGCCATCCATCCTCCGCATGCTCACGGAGATGTACCCCGACTTCGAACTCGAGGTCATCGAGCTCACCACCGAGCAGATGATCGCGCGCCTGCCCGAGGGCAAAGTCGACGCACTGCTCATGGTCGGCTCGCTGCCCGTGCCCGGCCTGCACTTCGATCCGCTCTACGAAGACAGCCTCATGGCGATGGTCTCCTGCCGCAGCCCGCTCGCGCAGATGGACGCCATCTCCGTCGAGTGTCTGCGCACCACGCCCATCATCGCGTCGCGGATGAAGGACTGCCGCTTCCATCAACCGTTCGTGCGCGCGCTGCTCGCCCCCTTCGGCATCACACCGCGCATCGTCGAGTCGCCACAGTCCTGCACCGTGCAGTTCGCCTACGCCGCCGCCGGCGAAGGCCTCGCCATCGCCACCCGCGCCATGGAGGCCTGCGTCTTCCCTAACATCGTCGCGCGTCCCTTCCAGGAAGAGCTCCCCACATTTCAGCTTGGTCTCGCCAGCATGCTCTCCAACGACTCCGCGGCGATGGCCATCTTCCGCAACGTCGCTCTCAAGTGCGCCACCACCGCCTTGAAGGCAAAGCCGCGGACCGCAGCACGGCCAGTCACCCCTCGCCCCAAACTCGTGCAGCCGGCCGTCACCTATTTCTCCGGCCAGACCCAGGCGAGTTAA
- a CDS encoding DeoR/GlpR family DNA-binding transcription regulator: protein MSKKIDVRADRIMRALLRAGDISVQELVDQIGTSAPSIRRDLARLEKRGLVLRTHGGATLVEPLLYEPFRHDTSFQARELRFADEKRRIGLVASELISEKETVGLMAGTTTTQLGRSLRHRRGISVITNALNIGMELCNQPAIKTTLTGGTLAWAWTFALAGQPALNMLRDVYLDKAFISATGFDMERGVTTLEPEEATVSQMMIKQAREVIVVADSSKMGQVSPALICPISTVNVLVTDTALPEETYEALTDRGIRVIRA, encoded by the coding sequence ATGTCAAAGAAGATCGATGTACGCGCGGACCGTATTATGCGGGCGCTGTTACGGGCAGGGGACATCTCTGTTCAGGAGCTGGTGGACCAGATTGGCACGTCGGCGCCGAGCATACGGCGTGACCTGGCGCGGCTGGAGAAGCGCGGGCTGGTGCTGCGGACACATGGCGGCGCGACGCTGGTGGAGCCTCTGCTGTATGAACCGTTCCGGCATGACACGTCGTTCCAGGCGCGTGAGCTGCGGTTTGCGGATGAGAAGCGGCGGATCGGTCTGGTGGCTAGTGAGCTGATCAGCGAGAAGGAGACGGTCGGGCTGATGGCGGGCACGACGACGACGCAACTGGGGCGCTCGCTGCGACACCGGCGCGGGATCTCGGTGATTACGAATGCGCTGAACATCGGCATGGAGCTGTGCAATCAGCCGGCGATCAAGACGACTCTGACCGGCGGCACGCTGGCGTGGGCGTGGACGTTTGCGCTGGCGGGGCAGCCGGCGCTGAACATGCTGAGGGACGTGTACCTGGACAAAGCGTTCATCAGCGCGACCGGCTTCGACATGGAGCGCGGTGTGACGACGCTGGAGCCGGAAGAGGCGACGGTGTCGCAGATGATGATCAAGCAGGCGCGCGAGGTGATCGTGGTAGCGGACTCGAGCAAGATGGGGCAGGTGAGCCCGGCGCTGATCTGCCCGATCTCGACTGTGAATGTGCTGGTGACAGATACCGCGCTGCCAGAAGAGACTTATGAAGCGTTGACCGATCGCGGGATCAGGGTGATCCGCGCGTAG